GCTTCGAGCGCCTTGTTTGCCGGCGTCGCATAGGCATGCGAGTCGGCGGCCGTTACGTAGCAGACCGTCTTGGCCTCGGCCCAGCCGGCTGAAGCCAATAGCGCCATGGCGCTGATAAGCAATGCGGTTTTCCTGGTAGTCATGGTTTCCTCCTTTTGAATGCTATTTTTTCAGGCAGAGACGGCTGCCCGTGTGTTGGCCCGCGCGGTCGTCCTGACCGTGCGGTCGAGAACGACGAGCAGAATGAGAATGAGGCCGGCGACGACCTGCTGGACGTAGGCGGGGACGGACTGGAACTCCATCGCGGTGGTCAGCGAGGCGATGGTGAGCACGCCGCCGAGCGTGCCCAGCGCCGAGCCCCGGCCGCCCTCGAGGCGCGTGCCGCCGACGACCACCGCCGCGATCACCGAGACGGTCAGTTCCGAACCGAACATCGGCGAGCCTGTGTTGGTGGCAAGGCTCTGCAGCACGCCCGCGACCCCCGCCAGCGTGCTGGCGAAGACGAAGCCGAGAAACACCATCTTGCCAGACGAGATGCCGCTGGCCTCGGCGGCGATCGCATTCGAGCCGACGGCGAACAGATTGCGGCCGGACACGGTGCGGGTCAGCCAGAAATGCAGGAGCAGGATGGCGGCCAGGAACAGCGCGCTGCGCACGGTGAAGATGTCGAAATAGATCTTGGCCAGCGCCAGCGAGAACATGATGTCGGTGCCCGACACTGGCTGGCTGGCGGT
The nucleotide sequence above comes from Mesorhizobium shangrilense. Encoded proteins:
- a CDS encoding ABC transporter permease, which encodes MALLSQIARYRVALILGLTLIVASLLVPGFLSLTTLGLGLDRSSTIGIIAIGLTVLLIAGQIDLSGGAVFALAGIVSIQLQPSLGLWPAACVGVLTGAAAGALNGILSVGFKVNSLVATLATMLIFRSIAHWITASQPVSGTDIMFSLALAKIYFDIFTVRSALFLAAILLLHFWLTRTVSGRNLFAVGSNAIAAEASGISSGKMVFLGFVFASTLAGVAGVLQSLATNTGSPMFGSELTVSVIAAVVVGGTRLEGGRGSALGTLGGVLTIASLTTAMEFQSVPAYVQQVVAGLILILLVVLDRTVRTTARANTRAAVSA